The Cryptococcus neoformans var. neoformans B-3501A chromosome 4, whole genome shotgun sequence genome has a window encoding:
- a CDS encoding hypothetical protein (Match to ESTs gb|CF187150.1|CF187150, gb|CF188287.1|CF188287; Similar to gi|46101521|gb|EAK86754.1| hypothetical protein UM05809.1 [Ustilago maydis 521], FASTA scores: opt: 1683, E(): 2.9e-96, (46.259% identity (71.088% similar) in 588 aa overlap (42-619:1-565)); HMMPfam hit to SKN1, Beta-glucan synthesis-associated protein (SKN1), score: 157.7, E(): 2.5e-44), protein MQYGSQSPTLGREPLLASAQNPGMSQRLSESSFTSYDNQSSMSHRVGANSPTGASYASFSSGNRFGPTAHLNPGPVAGVSEAGALPAGSYAQGPIDDDDDMDDHLHTFTAAEKKDLSTPFNISSWRGWANALTLAVLAGGGVMLFAGYPIISFYYGDNSSSGSNTSGYNLGGINASGQYPSITGLPSLIDPDTPEYLYTRTGFDGNEWTLVFSDEFEKDGRTFFEGDDPFWTGVNFNYWPTGDLEWYDPSAITTADGNLLITITQEPINDLNFKSGMLQSWNKFCFNKNAYIEFSASLPGTSGIGGFWPGVWTMGNLGRPGYGASTEGMWPYTYNSCDVGILANQTWLNGTGPEAALTSGSNGGQLSQLPGMRTPSCTCEGEDHPGPAVTVGRSAPEIDIIEAQIIISENRGEVSQSFQTAPFDDSYQWDNTSSSHYKQYDTDLTYWNTYLGGTYQQSVSSLTRVPRDIYYSQPGGGGEFAMFGMEYDSAPGHKEDGYVTWYSDNKTSWTMYADALAANEKAGIGRRTIPEEPMTLIVNLGLSFNFQPVDFDHLTFPNYLRIDYFRVYQQSDSISIGCDPDDYPTADYISKHAEVYSNANLTTWAQAGNTFPKNELTGC, encoded by the exons ATGCAGTACGGCAGCCAATCGCCCACTCTAGGCCGTGAACCCCTGCTCGCGTCCGCCCAGAATCCTGGCATGTCCCAGCGTCTCTCTGAATCATCCTTTACTTCATACGATAACCAGTCTAGCATGTCTCACCGTGTCGGCGCAAATTCTCCCACTGGCGCGTCCTATGCGAGTTTCTCTTCTGGCAACAGATTTGGTCCCACAGCGCATCTCAACCCTGGCCCCGTTGCTGGTGTCAGCGAGGCAGGTGCGTTGCCTGCGGGCTCATATGCCCAGGGGCCGAtagatgacgatgatgatatggaCGACCATCTGCATACCTTTACCGCCGCTGAGAAAAAGGATCTTAGCACGCCGTTTAATATCAGTTCCTGGCGAGGATGGGCCAACGCATTGACTTTGGCTGTTTTGGCAGGCGGCGGTGTAATGCTTTTCGCGGGTTACCCTATCATATCGTTCTACTACGGCGATAATAGCTCTAGCGGGTCTAACACATCCGGGTACAACCTCGGTGGTATCAATGCCAGTGGACAATACCCTTCTATCACTGGCTTGCCCAGTCTGATCGACCCAGATACACCTGAGTACCTGTACACAAGAACTGGGTTCGATGGGAATGAGTGGACATTGGTATTTTCGGACGAGtttgaaaaagatggaagaacaTTCTTTGAGGGTGATGATCCATTCTGGACAGGTGTTAATTTCAATTATTGGCCAACTGG TGACCTGGAATGGTACGATCCTTCTGCCATCACTACGGCCGATGGAAACCTACTCATTACCATCACTCAAGAACCCATCAACGATCTCAACTTCAAGTCTGGTATGCTCCAGTCTTGGAACAAGTTTTGTTTCAACAAAAATGCCTATATTGAATTCTCTGCTTCTTTGCCTGGCACGAGCGGTATTGGTGGTTTCTGGCCTGGTGTCTGGACTATGGGTAACTTGGGACGACCCGGGTATGGTGCTTCTACTGAAGGAATGTGGCC ATACACTTACAACTCTTGTGACGTCGGTATTCTTGCGAACCAAACTTGGCTCAATGGTACAGGCCCTGAAGCCGCACTCACCAGTGGTTCCAACGGCGGTCAGCTCTCTCAACTTCCCGGTATGCGTACCCCGTCATGTACGTGTGAGGGCGAAGACCATCCTGGTCCAGCCGTTACCGTCGGTCGATCGGCTCCTGAAATCGATATCATTGAAGCGCAGATCATCATTTCCGAAAACCGAGGGGAAGTCTCCCAGTCATTCCAAACCGCGCCCTTTGACGACTCCTACCAATGGGACAACACTTCATCAAGTCACTACAAGCAGTACGACACTGACTTGACATACTGGAACACATACCTCGGTGGTACATACCAACAAtctgtctcttctcttACCCGTGTACCCAGAGATATCTATTACAGCCAGCCCGGAGGTGGTGGCGAATTTGCCATGTTTGGTATGGAATACGATTCTGCTCCCGGTCATAAGGAGGATGGATACGTAACTTGGTACAGCGACAACAAAACCAGTTGGACCATGTATGCGGACGCCCTTGCTGCGAATGAAAAGGCCGGTATTGGAAGACGAACCATTCCCGAAGAACCTATGACCCTGATCGTCAACCTTGGTCTTTCTTTCAACTTCCAACCTGTCGACTTCGATCATCTCACTTTCCCCAACTACCTTCGCATTGATTACTTCCGTGTGTATCAACAATCGGACAGTATCTCTATCGGATGTGACCCCGATG ACTACCCCACTGCAGATTATATCTCCAAACACGCCGAGGTATACTCCAATGCGAATTTGACGACTTGGGCTCAGGCAG GTAACACCTTCCCAAAGAATGAGTTGACCGGGTGTTAA